From one Vanacampus margaritifer isolate UIUO_Vmar chromosome 12, RoL_Vmar_1.0, whole genome shotgun sequence genomic stretch:
- the agpat4 gene encoding 1-acyl-sn-glycerol-3-phosphate acyltransferase delta isoform X1, whose translation MLFKYSRAMSLVQLLKSHFLSHLIICYVFLVSGLIINLLQLCTLPLWLFNKQLARKVNCRFAYSISSQLVAALEWWSGTECTLYTDPKSYPLYGKENAIVVLNHTFEIDFLCGWTFCERFGVLGSSKVLAKKELAYVPVIGWMWYFLEIVFCKRKWEEDRKTVAQSLQNLRDYPENYWFLLYCEGTRFTPKKHQISMQVAETKGLPKLKHHLLPRTKGFWVTVQNLRGTVAAVYDSTLNFRNNEMPTLLGILSGKKYHADLYVRRIPLELIPEDESECADWLHKLYQKKDGFQEGYLRTGRYPGPIVNPPRRPWSLINWLFWSCLLLYPLGLLLVQLIIAGSVATFLGSVVLCTAASVGVRWMIGQTEINRSSTYGSKTTRQNNN comes from the exons ATGTTGTTCAAATATTCCAGAGCAATGAGCCTGGTCCAGCTGCTAAAAAGCCACTTCTTGAGCCACCTGATCATCTGCTACGTGTTCCTGGTCAGCGGGCTCATCATCAACCTGCTGCAACTATGCACTCTACCTTTGTGGCTGTTCAACAAGCAGCTGGCCCGAAAGGTCAACTGCCGATTCGCCTACTCCATCTCCAGCC AGCTTGTAGCGGCGTTGGAGTGGTGGTCTGGAACAGAATGCACCCTCTATACAGATCCAAAGTCTTACCCTTTGTATGGAAAGGAAAATGCAATTGTGGTTCTCAACCACACTTTTGAGATAGACTTCCTGTGTGGTTGGACCTTCTGTGAGCGATTCGGAGTTCTTGGG AGTTCTAAAGTTCTTGCCAAAAAAGAGTTGGCTTACGTCCCAGTCATTGGTTGGATGTGGTACTTCCTGGAGATCGTTTTCTGCAAGAGGAAGTGGGAAGAGGACAGAAAGACGGTGGCTCAAAGTCTTCAGAACCTGAGGGACTACCCTGAAAACTATTGG TTTTTGCTTTACTGTGAAGGAACTCGCTTCACACCAAAGAAGCACCAGATTAGCATGCAGGTGGCCGAGACCAAAGGTTTGCCCAAACTGAAGCATCATCTTCTACCAAGAACCAAAGGCTTCTGGGTCACTGTTCAAAACCTCAGAGGAACCG TCGCAGCTGTGTACGACTCCACACTCAACTTCAGAAACAACGAAATGCCAACTCTGCTGGGAATCCTGAGCGGAAAGAAATACCATGCAGATTTATACGTGAG GAGAATCCCTCTGGAACTGATCCCAGAAGATGAATCTGAGTGTGCTGATTGGCTGCACAAACTCTACCAGAAGAAG GATGGTTTTCAAGAGGGCTATTTGCGGACGGGGCGGTACCCCGGCCCCATCGTGAATCCTCCACGTCGCCCCTGGTCATTGATCAACTGGTTGTTCTGGTCCTGCCTGCTCCTGTACCCTCTGGGCTTGCTCCTCGTACAGCTCATTATTGCGGGATCAGTGGCCACCTTCTTGGGTTCGGTGGTGCTATGCACTGCAG
- the agpat4 gene encoding 1-acyl-sn-glycerol-3-phosphate acyltransferase delta isoform X2, producing MSLVQLLKSHFLSHLIICYVFLVSGLIINLLQLCTLPLWLFNKQLARKVNCRFAYSISSQLVAALEWWSGTECTLYTDPKSYPLYGKENAIVVLNHTFEIDFLCGWTFCERFGVLGSSKVLAKKELAYVPVIGWMWYFLEIVFCKRKWEEDRKTVAQSLQNLRDYPENYWFLLYCEGTRFTPKKHQISMQVAETKGLPKLKHHLLPRTKGFWVTVQNLRGTVAAVYDSTLNFRNNEMPTLLGILSGKKYHADLYVRRIPLELIPEDESECADWLHKLYQKKDGFQEGYLRTGRYPGPIVNPPRRPWSLINWLFWSCLLLYPLGLLLVQLIIAGSVATFLGSVVLCTAASVGVRWMIGQTEINRSSTYGSKTTRQNNN from the exons ATGAGCCTGGTCCAGCTGCTAAAAAGCCACTTCTTGAGCCACCTGATCATCTGCTACGTGTTCCTGGTCAGCGGGCTCATCATCAACCTGCTGCAACTATGCACTCTACCTTTGTGGCTGTTCAACAAGCAGCTGGCCCGAAAGGTCAACTGCCGATTCGCCTACTCCATCTCCAGCC AGCTTGTAGCGGCGTTGGAGTGGTGGTCTGGAACAGAATGCACCCTCTATACAGATCCAAAGTCTTACCCTTTGTATGGAAAGGAAAATGCAATTGTGGTTCTCAACCACACTTTTGAGATAGACTTCCTGTGTGGTTGGACCTTCTGTGAGCGATTCGGAGTTCTTGGG AGTTCTAAAGTTCTTGCCAAAAAAGAGTTGGCTTACGTCCCAGTCATTGGTTGGATGTGGTACTTCCTGGAGATCGTTTTCTGCAAGAGGAAGTGGGAAGAGGACAGAAAGACGGTGGCTCAAAGTCTTCAGAACCTGAGGGACTACCCTGAAAACTATTGG TTTTTGCTTTACTGTGAAGGAACTCGCTTCACACCAAAGAAGCACCAGATTAGCATGCAGGTGGCCGAGACCAAAGGTTTGCCCAAACTGAAGCATCATCTTCTACCAAGAACCAAAGGCTTCTGGGTCACTGTTCAAAACCTCAGAGGAACCG TCGCAGCTGTGTACGACTCCACACTCAACTTCAGAAACAACGAAATGCCAACTCTGCTGGGAATCCTGAGCGGAAAGAAATACCATGCAGATTTATACGTGAG GAGAATCCCTCTGGAACTGATCCCAGAAGATGAATCTGAGTGTGCTGATTGGCTGCACAAACTCTACCAGAAGAAG GATGGTTTTCAAGAGGGCTATTTGCGGACGGGGCGGTACCCCGGCCCCATCGTGAATCCTCCACGTCGCCCCTGGTCATTGATCAACTGGTTGTTCTGGTCCTGCCTGCTCCTGTACCCTCTGGGCTTGCTCCTCGTACAGCTCATTATTGCGGGATCAGTGGCCACCTTCTTGGGTTCGGTGGTGCTATGCACTGCAG